From Silurus meridionalis isolate SWU-2019-XX chromosome 14, ASM1480568v1, whole genome shotgun sequence, a single genomic window includes:
- the LOC124396672 gene encoding dexamethasone-induced Ras-related protein 1-like — MIKKMSPSEHDFDIPAKNCHRMVVLGSTKVGKTAIISRFLNERFDDQYTPTIEDFHRKFYSIRGDVYQLDILDTSGNHPFPAMRRLSILTGDVFILVFSLDNRASFQEVQRLKSQIFETKSCLKTKTKENADVPLVICGNKCDREFTREVSDEEIERLVSGDERCAYFEVSAKRNTNVDVMFHALFSMAKLPDEMSPDRHRKISLQCGDVLHRKSLRTRKYKDGGDAYGIVAPFARRPSVHSDLMYIKEKALHQGTKDRCVIC; from the exons ATGATTAAGAAAATGTCTCCATCCGAGCATGACTTCGACATCCCAGCCAAGAACTGCCACCGCATGGTCGTGCTCGGATCCACGAAGGTGGGCAAGACGGCGATCATCTCTCGCTTCCTGAACGAGCGCTTTGATGACCAGTACACGCCGACCATCGAGGACTTCCATCGCAAGTTCTACAGCATCCGCGGAGATGTCTATCAGCTGGACATCCTGGACACATCCGGAAACCACCCTTTCCCTGCCATGAGGAGACTGTCCATATTAACAG GTGATGTTTTTATCCTCGTGTTCAGCTTGGACAATCGAGCGTCGTTCCAGGAGGTACAACGTCTCAAGAGTCAAATCTTCGAGACTAAGTCTTGCCTAAAGACCAAGACGAAGGAGAACGCCGACGTGCCGCTGGTCATCTGCGGCAACAAGTGCGACCGCGAGTTTACGCGCGAGGTTTCCGACGAAGAGATCGAGCGTCTGGTGTCCGGGGACGAGCGCTGCGCCTACTTTGAGGTCTCGGCCAAGCGCAACACCAACGTGGACGTCATGTTCCACGCGCTTTTCAGCATGGCCAAGCTGCCCGATGAGATGAGCCCGGACCGGCACCGCAAGATCTCACTGCAGTGCGGGGACGTGCTGCACAGGAAATCCCTGCGCACTCGCAAGTACAAGGACGGCGGCGACGCGTACGGTATTGTGGCTCCGTTCGCGAGGCGGCCGAGTGTGCACAGCGACCTCATGTACATTAAAGAGAAAGCTTTACACCAGGGCACCAAGGATCGCTGTGTGATTTGCTAA